A DNA window from Methanococcus voltae PS contains the following coding sequences:
- the crcB gene encoding fluoride efflux transporter CrcB, with protein MRELLLIGIGGFLGAVLRYVISGIIPVKFGIPSGTLTVNLIGSLIMGFVLYSCLLVDIPVEWKILITTGFCGALTTFSTFSYETFSLMDEGYLLKAFYNVFLNVAGCLLMIYVGRQISYSIFNISL; from the coding sequence TTGCGAGAATTATTACTTATTGGGATAGGCGGTTTTTTGGGTGCAGTTTTAAGGTATGTGATAAGTGGAATAATCCCTGTAAAATTTGGAATACCTTCGGGAACTTTAACAGTTAATTTAATTGGTAGTTTAATAATGGGCTTTGTGCTTTATTCTTGCTTATTAGTCGATATTCCAGTAGAATGGAAAATTTTAATAACTACGGGATTCTGTGGCGCTTTAACTACGTTCTCAACATTTAGTTATGAAACATTTTCTTTAATGGATGAAGGTTACTTACTTAAAGCATTTTACAACGTTTTTTTAAACGTTGCTGGCTGTTTACTTATGATATATGTTGGTAGACAGATATCATATTCGATATTCAACATATCTTTATAA
- a CDS encoding MBL fold metallo-hydrolase, with product MSKPVEIIFLGGGGGRWETIKQNKGTGGFRITTEQLNAHVDPGPGALVRMNQLDIDPWDTNLLVVSHCHPDHYTDSELIIEAMTFGMTKIAGRIIGNSSVLCGNEIFEKKISKYHQSKVLEKHILKVDKSIDIDDVSFIGTKTKHGDPYGVGFRLETPQGIIGYTGDTENISSLIKDFSGVKVLIANVVRADIKVPGHMYSEDIISILNSMEQSEKPELVVIYHMGTKMKEPDKFGELITKRTGILTIPAKIGLKLTIDDNVNYEYLKY from the coding sequence TTGTCAAAACCTGTTGAAATAATATTTTTAGGTGGAGGAGGCGGTAGGTGGGAAACCATCAAACAAAATAAAGGAACTGGCGGTTTCAGAATAACCACAGAACAGCTGAATGCTCATGTTGACCCAGGACCTGGAGCCTTAGTTCGCATGAATCAGTTGGATATTGACCCTTGGGACACAAACTTGTTGGTTGTCTCTCATTGCCACCCTGACCATTATACCGATTCTGAATTAATCATTGAAGCTATGACATTTGGAATGACCAAAATAGCGGGTCGGATAATAGGTAATAGCTCAGTACTATGTGGGAACGAGATATTTGAAAAAAAGATATCCAAATATCACCAAAGTAAAGTTTTAGAAAAACATATACTTAAAGTTGATAAATCCATAGATATCGATGATGTAAGCTTTATAGGAACTAAAACTAAACATGGTGACCCTTATGGAGTTGGATTTAGACTTGAAACGCCTCAAGGGATTATCGGATATACGGGAGATACAGAAAACATTTCTTCGTTAATTAAAGATTTTTCCGGCGTTAAAGTACTTATTGCAAATGTTGTAAGGGCGGATATTAAAGTACCTGGGCACATGTATTCAGAAGATATAATTTCAATACTAAATAGTATGGAACAATCAGAAAAACCTGAATTGGTAGTTATTTACCATATGGGAACTAAAATGAAGGAACCGGATAAATTTGGGGAATTAATCACTAAAAGAACAGGTATTTTAACAATTCCTGCTAAAATAGGGTTAAAATTGACAATTGATGACAATGTAAATTATGAATATTTAAAATATTAA
- a CDS encoding methyl-coenzyme M reductase glutamine C-methyltransferase yields MSNNQKTEITIYSPNHYTYGAMLMGGILKKEFNDSKINLINNLSPNSQKILSKSNFVIFALYSTLHILNSEIKETMAEIKRKSPNTKIFIAGAISAYPEIILNEINTVDAVIMGEGEYTTPNLIKYFKNQTENHLNNSNLEYLEDFKEIGGIAYKLESEDSNIGNKIIVQASKKNKDIELDFSDLLIPKDIEKQTIRGANVYIETHRGCLGNCTFCQVPEFFGRDIRSKPLELILKEVENLKKRGVKRIAISGGTGSLYNFKKSSNRNLFIEMIEKVSDIIGSKNLSVPDMRVDYVDSDILNAIKNNTVGWVFYGIESGSNKLLSDMKKGTNPEKNLNAIKLAKDCGVKVGGSFIVGYPTEREVDYLMTKDFLVDAELDDIFVSSAEPIPKTRLCNKVIETKKEDNPTFKIHNGIYRKLHLTESEARCFDLLLHAEMWRSVPRIPNAQIKKIYLDEAKTQGNDIRNVTNLVYNYKDLIYKDFNN; encoded by the coding sequence ATGTCAAATAACCAAAAAACCGAAATAACAATTTATTCTCCAAATCATTATACATATGGTGCAATGTTGATGGGCGGGATATTAAAAAAAGAATTTAATGATAGTAAAATTAATCTAATTAATAATTTAAGCCCAAATAGTCAAAAAATTTTATCAAAGTCAAATTTTGTAATATTCGCCCTTTATTCGACACTTCACATATTAAACAGCGAAATAAAAGAAACTATGGCGGAAATTAAAAGGAAATCACCAAATACAAAAATTTTTATCGCTGGTGCAATTTCAGCTTACCCTGAAATCATACTGAACGAAATAAATACGGTTGATGCAGTAATTATGGGTGAAGGGGAATACACTACCCCTAATTTAATTAAATATTTTAAAAATCAGACTGAAAATCACTTAAATAATTCTAATTTAGAATATTTAGAAGATTTCAAAGAAATTGGTGGTATAGCATATAAATTAGAATCCGAAGATTCAAATATAGGTAATAAAATAATAGTTCAAGCCTCAAAAAAGAATAAAGATATTGAATTGGATTTTTCAGACCTTTTAATTCCTAAAGATATTGAAAAGCAAACCATAAGGGGCGCAAACGTATATATTGAAACCCATAGGGGCTGTTTGGGCAATTGTACTTTTTGTCAAGTTCCAGAGTTTTTTGGGCGAGATATAAGAAGTAAACCTCTCGAATTAATTTTAAAAGAGGTAGAAAACCTTAAAAAACGAGGTGTGAAAAGAATCGCAATTAGTGGCGGTACGGGAAGCCTTTACAACTTTAAAAAGTCATCTAATAGAAATTTATTTATTGAGATGATAGAAAAAGTTTCTGATATAATCGGATCTAAAAATTTGTCAGTACCTGATATGAGGGTTGATTACGTTGATTCGGATATTTTAAACGCTATAAAAAATAATACTGTAGGATGGGTATTTTACGGTATAGAAAGTGGAAGCAATAAATTATTAAGTGATATGAAGAAAGGTACAAACCCTGAAAAGAATTTAAATGCCATAAAACTAGCAAAAGATTGTGGTGTAAAGGTAGGTGGCAGTTTTATTGTGGGCTACCCTACAGAGCGAGAAGTGGATTATTTAATGACCAAGGACTTTTTAGTCGATGCAGAACTTGACGATATATTTGTAAGCAGTGCTGAACCAATCCCAAAAACAAGATTGTGCAATAAAGTGATTGAAACTAAAAAAGAAGATAACCCAACCTTTAAAATACATAATGGCATATATAGAAAGTTACATTTGACAGAAAGTGAAGCTAGATGTTTTGATTTGCTATTGCACGCTGAAATGTGGCGTTCTGTTCCAAGAATTCCAAATGCTCAAATTAAGAAAATATACTTGGATGAAGCAAAAACTCAAGGAAATGATATAAGAAACGTTACAAATTTAGTATATAACTACAAAGATTTGATATACAAAGATTTTAACAATTAA
- a CDS encoding NAD+ synthase, whose protein sequence is MISEFIQEYYEITNVKSVVLGLSGGIDSTLVAYLAVNALGADKVHGIIMPESNSNPLDREHGELVAKLLGINYNVSDITPLMEAFRAGGYSKDEEGNLKEFDKLSDGNLKSRFRMCTLYYHANKNNSLVLGTSNKSEIYMGYGTKFGDLGCDILPIGHLFKTEVRELAKHIGVPEDVITKAPSGGLWEGQTDEKEMGITYEILDKLLHAMEIGKDPEYTADLLNISSEQMINIMTRIDRNKHKSLPIPMPSKYLDLIE, encoded by the coding sequence ATGATATCTGAATTCATACAAGAGTACTATGAAATCACAAACGTGAAAAGTGTAGTTTTAGGACTTAGTGGGGGAATTGATAGTACTTTAGTGGCTTATTTAGCAGTAAATGCACTAGGAGCGGATAAAGTACACGGCATAATAATGCCAGAGTCTAATTCTAACCCGTTAGATAGAGAACATGGTGAATTAGTGGCTAAATTATTAGGTATTAATTACAATGTAAGCGATATTACGCCACTAATGGAAGCTTTCAGAGCAGGAGGGTATTCCAAAGATGAAGAAGGAAACTTAAAGGAATTTGATAAATTATCAGACGGTAATTTAAAGTCTAGATTTAGAATGTGCACCTTATACTATCATGCAAATAAAAATAATAGTTTAGTGCTTGGTACTAGTAATAAATCAGAAATTTATATGGGTTACGGCACTAAATTCGGTGATTTGGGCTGTGATATATTACCAATTGGTCATCTATTTAAAACCGAAGTTAGGGAGCTTGCAAAGCATATTGGTGTACCTGAAGATGTAATCACAAAAGCACCTTCTGGTGGCTTGTGGGAAGGTCAAACCGATGAAAAAGAAATGGGTATTACTTATGAAATATTAGATAAGTTATTACACGCAATGGAAATTGGTAAGGACCCAGAATATACTGCAGACCTATTAAATATTAGTTCTGAACAAATGATTAATATAATGACTAGAATTGATAGAAATAAACACAAATCATTGCCAATTCCAATGCCTAGTAAATATTTGGACTTAATTGAATAA
- the mtxX gene encoding methanogenesis marker protein Mmp4/MtxX gives MYILGYDKDIESSSQVLEAYNRLISEDINVKLVESPQEFLKLFKKYISNDLDSGLKIDENNEEIEVISGFVRGNLSSSKIMPEVKNLIKKTFDAKFYRASILKNPFMDKYFILAPVGIDEFSFEYKKRIDDKIEFIDYLVNYLKKDTLKYSSNNNNEDSKITIGLLSGGRLSDLGRDPHIDNTICECKEIVNIYNERKNLEKELKKNLENVDVIHDGILIEEYLKKGFDVIIAPDGISGNLIFRSLALVCGLEGCGALLVSKKPINFIDTSRSGNYLRYYNAVKYLNNQK, from the coding sequence ATGTATATTTTAGGATATGATAAAGATATAGAAAGTTCTAGTCAAGTTTTAGAAGCTTATAATAGGCTAATTTCTGAAGACATAAATGTAAAATTGGTTGAATCCCCTCAAGAGTTTTTAAAATTGTTTAAAAAATATATTTCCAATGATTTAGACAGTGGACTAAAAATAGATGAAAATAACGAAGAAATTGAGGTTATTAGCGGTTTTGTTAGGGGTAACTTATCCTCATCCAAAATAATGCCCGAAGTAAAAAATTTAATTAAAAAAACCTTCGATGCTAAATTCTATAGGGCATCCATATTAAAAAATCCATTTATGGATAAATATTTTATATTGGCACCTGTAGGAATAGATGAGTTTAGTTTTGAATATAAAAAACGGATTGATGATAAAATAGAGTTTATCGACTACCTGGTAAATTATTTAAAAAAAGATACCCTAAAATATTCTTCAAATAACAATAACGAAGATAGTAAAATAACGATAGGATTACTTTCCGGCGGTAGATTATCGGATTTAGGTAGAGACCCTCATATAGACAATACAATATGTGAATGTAAAGAAATTGTAAATATATATAACGAAAGAAAGAATTTAGAGAAGGAGTTAAAGAAGAATTTGGAAAATGTAGATGTCATACATGATGGTATATTGATAGAAGAATACTTAAAAAAAGGTTTTGACGTTATTATAGCGCCTGATGGGATTTCTGGAAATCTAATATTTCGCTCATTAGCTTTAGTTTGTGGTTTAGAAGGTTGCGGGGCACTTTTGGTATCAAAAAAGCCCATAAATTTCATAGATACTAGTAGAAGTGGAAATTATTTGAGATATTATAATGCAGTTAAATATCTTAATAATCAAAAATAA
- the rimI gene encoding ribosomal protein S18-alanine N-acetyltransferase translates to MTSKITLRSFKECDLNRVLEIEKQSFDYEYPDFLIKSLHSKCPDGFLVALDENNYVLGYIITVLEWGNAHVVSIAVDKEYRHQGIGNLLLDSIENHFFKVYNAKHIVLEVRFTNAVARKFYYKRGYSDRKILYNYYEDGSDAILMIKKRKGLLKDYPIYINMW, encoded by the coding sequence ATGACATCCAAAATTACCTTAAGAAGTTTTAAAGAATGCGATTTAAATCGAGTGCTTGAAATTGAAAAACAATCGTTTGACTATGAATATCCCGATTTTTTGATAAAGAGTTTACACTCAAAATGTCCTGACGGTTTTTTGGTGGCTTTAGATGAAAATAACTACGTTTTAGGTTACATCATAACAGTTTTAGAATGGGGTAACGCACACGTGGTCTCTATTGCAGTTGATAAAGAGTACAGACACCAAGGAATAGGTAATTTACTATTAGACTCAATTGAAAACCATTTCTTCAAAGTTTACAATGCTAAACACATCGTCTTAGAGGTAAGATTTACAAATGCAGTTGCCAGGAAGTTTTACTACAAGCGAGGGTACAGCGACAGAAAAATATTGTACAATTACTACGAAGATGGTAGTGACGCCATTTTAATGATTAAAAAAAGAAAGGGATTACTTAAAGATTATCCGATTTACATAAATATGTGGTAA